TGATCACATCGTCGCTGCATTTAACAAGATCCAAACGGCTGCCAATCAAGTTCAACCAACGGGTATCAAACTTACTTATTTCGAATACGCCACACTCGCCGCATTGTTATTGTTTGCCGAAGCGCAGGTCGATGTTGCCATATTAGAGGTGGGCTTGGGTGGCCGCCTGGATGCAGTTAACGCAGTAGATGCCGATGTCTCAATTATTACCTCCATCGCTCTGGATCATCAGAATTGGCTGGGTCATGATATTGCCAGTATTGCATTTGAGAAAGCCGGCGTTATGCGGCCAGATAAACCCTGTATTTTGGCGGAATCCAATATGCCGGATACGCTCCACGCTTATGCACTAAGTATTGGCGCCATTCTGATCGAAAATGGCAAAGACTACCTTTTCTCAGTAGTTTCAGGCGAGCAAGGGAACTCCTGGACTTGGTCGGATAAAACAGGCACCTTTAAATATGCTCTACCTGCTTTATCCGGAGCAATACAGATTCAAAATGCCGCGGCAGTTATCAGTGCAATACGAGCCTCTGACTTTATTAAAATTAGTGAAAATAACATTAATCATGGACTGCAGCATGTTCGACTTACAGGCCGATGTCAGGTCAAAGAGGTTTTAAATAAAACCTGGATCCTGGATGTTGCCCATAATCCTGCGGCGCTTAAACAGCTGACACAGAATCTCGAGAGTATTGCAGCTCCCCAGAAAGTTAATATTATTTTTGGCATGCTGGAAGACAAAAATGCACAAGCCTGTATCGAGATCCTAAAACCTTATGTTTCCAACTGGATTTTTGTAGATCTGGCCAGTTCACGCGCCCGTCCGGCAAGTGAATTGGCCCAAATTGCAACTGAATGTAATATCGAGAAAGAATATATCAATGTATTTGCCTCAGTCAATGAAGCGTGTGACCAGGCGCAAGAGCATGCACTCCGGCATATCCTGGTGTGTGGCTCTTTTTATACGGTTGCTGCTGCGCTGGATTGTTTGGCAACTGCCTAAGCTTAAAAAGCTCACGTATAATGAAGAATCTGGACGCTTCCTTTTTTATTAATTATTATTAAATTGCACAATGGATCAAAAGATTAAAGAACGTTTGGTTGGAATGGCGGTACTGCTTTTTATCGCGGTATTAATTATTCCATTTATTCTCGATGGTCAACAGCCTGACACATCCGAAGATCAGAAACTGGAGTTGCCAGTTCCCGAACCGCTTACCCATAGCATGGACATGGCAGAGGGAACATTAAAACGGGTTAGCATTCCAGTGCCTGTCAGTTCGCAAGCTACACAAGGCTCCGCGATTTCGACTTCTACCTCAACACCTGATCAAAAAACGTCGGTTCAAGACCAGTCTATGCCAAAACCCGATAAGGAAAATAGCGGGCAGTCACCAGAACTGAGCATCAGCCCTGATTTGAATGAAACCAAACAACAAAGTTTACCCGCCACTCTTACTAAAAACGAGATTGAACGCGTTGCCGGCGATCCAGGTAGTGCATGGGTTGTGCAAACGGGAAGCTTCGGGCAACGAAATAATGCGGAAAAAGAGGTCTCCCGGCTAAAAGCCAAGGGTTTTCCGGCATTTTTGAGCCGTTATACCACTCAAGACAATAGCATCATGTACCGCGTGCGTGTGGGCCCGGAAAAAGACCGCGCAAGAGCTGAAAAGCTTATGCAAAGACTTTCTCAAGCCGGGGTTTCCGGCAAAGTCAGGGCGCATCCATAATCCAGGCATGTGTTCTCTCAAGAGTAAGCAACAAGTCCTAAAAGGATTTGTTATCATGCGACTATCTTGTCACCCACAGATGCCTGTTTTTAAGGCAAATTCAAATTCACAAACAAACAGCATTACGGTTATTAGTAAATGACTTTTTTTGATTACTTTGTAATTGC
This window of the Gammaproteobacteria bacterium genome carries:
- a CDS encoding bifunctional folylpolyglutamate synthase/dihydrofolate synthase; its protein translation is MGDPNNSQQPEDWLNLNSSSVDHIDLGTRRCRQVLQKLGLSKPPYEIFTVAGTNGKGSSVAMLDSILTGADYLTGRYTSPHLQQFNERISIAQNNSSDDHIVAAFNKIQTAANQVQPTGIKLTYFEYATLAALLLFAEAQVDVAILEVGLGGRLDAVNAVDADVSIITSIALDHQNWLGHDIASIAFEKAGVMRPDKPCILAESNMPDTLHAYALSIGAILIENGKDYLFSVVSGEQGNSWTWSDKTGTFKYALPALSGAIQIQNAAAVISAIRASDFIKISENNINHGLQHVRLTGRCQVKEVLNKTWILDVAHNPAALKQLTQNLESIAAPQKVNIIFGMLEDKNAQACIEILKPYVSNWIFVDLASSRARPASELAQIATECNIEKEYINVFASVNEACDQAQEHALRHILVCGSFYTVAAALDCLATA